Proteins from one Gimesia maris genomic window:
- a CDS encoding LON peptidase substrate-binding domain-containing protein, whose translation MVADNAVIEQQLKTISGMVPVLNLEDYVLLPHAVIPLRFTAPADCQLIDDALNAHGFIAVDLKQTCPAAGTELSTESGIRTVCVASILAPYQLQSGARSILLQGLCRAQMVVLQNSELPYQKTLLDLKTDYYADQPVIHREHRQLELLELYSRLYMDHASNPMYYHQLHREVSLGTLCDTLAGTIRLEPALGQMLLHEQDVDLRSDLLLSFFKNRLRERQQSPATQALSTDFSCN comes from the coding sequence ATGGTAGCAGACAACGCAGTGATCGAGCAGCAGTTAAAGACCATCTCCGGAATGGTTCCTGTATTGAATCTGGAAGATTACGTTCTCCTGCCGCATGCTGTCATTCCACTCCGCTTTACCGCCCCCGCTGACTGCCAGTTGATCGACGATGCTCTGAATGCCCATGGATTCATTGCCGTCGATCTTAAGCAGACGTGCCCTGCTGCGGGAACCGAACTTTCAACGGAATCCGGAATTCGAACCGTGTGCGTCGCTTCCATTCTGGCGCCGTACCAATTGCAGTCAGGAGCCCGTTCGATTCTGCTGCAGGGATTATGCCGCGCACAGATGGTTGTCTTGCAGAATTCAGAGCTGCCTTATCAGAAAACATTGCTGGATCTGAAAACAGATTATTATGCTGACCAGCCTGTCATTCACCGCGAACATCGTCAGTTGGAACTGCTGGAACTCTATTCCCGCCTCTATATGGATCACGCTTCCAATCCGATGTATTATCACCAGTTGCATCGCGAAGTCAGTCTGGGGACTCTTTGTGATACCCTTGCGGGGACGATCAGGCTGGAACCTGCCCTGGGGCAGATGCTCCTGCATGAACAGGATGTCGACCTTCGCAGTGATCTGCTGTTGAGCTTTTTTAAGAACAGGCTCCGCGAACGGCAGCAGAGCCCCGCGACACAAGCACTTTCAACTGACTTCAGTTGTAACTGA
- the dcd gene encoding dCTP deaminase, producing MILTGKEIKARLGTDIVIEPYHEKYLNPNSYNLCLHNELMVYEEIVLDMARPNRLGKYVIPEEGMVLYPGQLYLGRTVERTETHNLVPLLEGRSSIGRLGISVHATAGVGDIGFCGYWTLEITVAQPVRIYAGVAICQIIYNTPIGEIVEYNSDKYQNNKGIQPSLLFKELDPAESRQMRLSFGEEASQ from the coding sequence ATGATCCTGACCGGGAAAGAAATCAAAGCACGCCTGGGAACAGATATTGTCATTGAACCTTATCACGAAAAATATCTGAACCCGAACAGCTATAACCTCTGCCTGCATAACGAGTTGATGGTCTACGAGGAAATCGTGCTGGACATGGCCCGCCCGAATCGCCTGGGGAAATATGTGATTCCGGAAGAAGGGATGGTGCTCTATCCCGGGCAACTCTACCTGGGACGGACCGTGGAACGAACCGAAACCCATAACCTGGTGCCACTCCTCGAAGGACGCTCGTCGATCGGACGTCTGGGAATTTCCGTACACGCTACTGCCGGCGTGGGTGATATCGGGTTCTGTGGTTACTGGACCCTGGAAATCACGGTGGCCCAGCCGGTTCGTATTTACGCCGGCGTCGCCATCTGTCAGATTATTTATAACACGCCCATCGGTGAAATCGTCGAATATAACAGCGACAAGTACCAGAACAATAAAGGCATTCAACCCAGCCTGCTGTTCAAAGAACTTGACCCGGCCGAGTCTCGCCAGATGCGACTTTCGTTTGGCGAAGAAGCATCACAGTAA
- the nth gene encoding endonuclease III, producing MAKNNSQIAAGSGYSDSLDDKKKHARKIARGLARLFPEPECALIHDSPFQLLVATILSAQCTDERVNATTPTLFKKYPTAEKLSTSKQADVEKIVYPLGFFRAKATNIRKMALAVTEQYAGEIPRTLKELVALPGVGRKTANVVLGTAFGIPSGVVVDTHVKRICNIFGLTTSKNPEIIERDLMEVLPKKEWIAFSHRVILHGRATCVARKPRCTECSLLKICPRIGLKPLTE from the coding sequence ATGGCTAAAAATAATTCGCAGATTGCAGCAGGTTCCGGTTATAGCGACTCACTTGATGACAAAAAGAAACATGCCCGCAAAATCGCGAGGGGACTGGCTCGACTGTTCCCGGAACCGGAGTGCGCGCTGATTCATGATTCGCCGTTTCAGCTGCTCGTCGCGACCATTCTCTCCGCACAATGCACTGACGAACGCGTGAATGCAACTACGCCGACTCTGTTCAAGAAATATCCGACGGCGGAAAAACTGTCGACCAGTAAACAGGCCGATGTTGAAAAGATTGTGTACCCGCTTGGCTTTTTCCGCGCCAAAGCGACCAACATTCGCAAGATGGCTTTGGCTGTCACGGAACAATATGCAGGCGAGATTCCCCGCACGCTCAAAGAACTGGTGGCATTACCGGGTGTCGGCCGTAAAACAGCCAATGTGGTTCTCGGAACTGCATTCGGAATTCCCAGTGGCGTGGTCGTTGATACGCACGTCAAACGCATCTGCAATATCTTCGGGCTGACCACCAGTAAAAACCCGGAGATCATTGAACGCGACCTGATGGAAGTCCTGCCGAAAAAAGAATGGATCGCCTTTTCCCATCGGGTCATTCTACACGGCCGTGCCACCTGCGTGGCCCGCAAACCGCGCTGTACGGAATGCAGCCTGCTCAAAATCTGCCCGCGGATCGGCTTGAAGCCGCTCACGGAGTGA
- a CDS encoding 2-oxoacid:ferredoxin oxidoreductase subunit beta encodes MSVDVTLPVLSPKDFASDQEIRWCPRCGDYSILAQMKKVLPTLGIPKEKFVFVSGIGCSSRFPYYMDTYGMHSIHGRAPAIATGVKLANPDLQVWVITGDGDSLSIGGNHFMHVLRRNVDLKVIMFNNQIYGLTKGQYSPTSPTGTKTKSTPFGSVDRPLNPLSVAIGARATFAARSVDVDIKHLCYVLERAAQHKGSAFVEVYQDCNVFNSGAFEFASKKDQKAENVIYLEHGKPLIFGKNRDKGVRLNSHDQPEVVELGKGVTEDDLLFHDEKSEDMNLAFLLASMRYPEMPEPMGVFRCVEHPTYNDAVYNQVESATERNGDGDLEALFNTGDTWTV; translated from the coding sequence ATGAGCGTTGATGTCACACTGCCTGTCCTCTCGCCAAAAGATTTTGCCAGCGATCAGGAAATCCGCTGGTGCCCACGCTGTGGCGATTACTCTATTCTCGCCCAGATGAAAAAAGTCCTGCCGACTCTGGGTATCCCCAAAGAGAAGTTCGTGTTCGTTTCCGGAATTGGCTGCTCCAGCCGTTTCCCGTACTACATGGATACCTACGGGATGCACAGTATTCACGGTCGGGCTCCTGCGATTGCCACCGGCGTCAAACTGGCGAATCCGGATCTGCAGGTCTGGGTGATCACCGGTGATGGCGATTCGCTGTCGATCGGCGGGAATCACTTCATGCACGTACTGCGGCGTAACGTGGATCTGAAAGTGATCATGTTCAACAACCAGATTTATGGTTTAACCAAAGGTCAGTACTCACCCACCAGTCCTACCGGGACCAAAACGAAAAGTACACCTTTTGGTTCGGTGGATCGGCCTTTGAACCCGCTGTCGGTGGCCATCGGTGCCCGGGCGACATTCGCGGCCCGATCGGTTGATGTGGATATCAAACACCTCTGTTACGTTCTCGAACGGGCAGCACAACACAAAGGATCTGCCTTTGTGGAAGTCTATCAGGACTGTAATGTCTTTAACTCGGGTGCGTTTGAATTTGCTTCCAAGAAGGACCAGAAAGCAGAAAACGTGATTTACCTTGAGCATGGTAAGCCCTTGATCTTTGGAAAAAATCGCGATAAAGGCGTTCGTCTCAACAGTCACGACCAGCCGGAAGTGGTCGAACTGGGCAAAGGGGTCACGGAAGACGATCTGCTGTTCCACGATGAAAAGTCAGAAGACATGAACCTGGCGTTTCTGCTGGCCAGCATGCGGTATCCGGAAATGCCCGAACCCATGGGGGTCTTCCGCTGTGTCGAACATCCTACCTACAACGACGCCGTCTACAACCAGGTGGAATCCGCCACCGAACGTAACGGTGATGGGGATCTGGAAGCTCTGTTCAACACCGGTGATACCTGGACCGTGTAA
- a CDS encoding sulfatase family protein has protein sequence MKNRLIAVLWLFLFGMLCTDVVRADSEASAKKRPNILFCIADDASFPHMGAYGCSWVKTPGFDRVAREGLLFNNAYTPNAKCAPSRACILTGRNSWQLKEAGNHMAFFPPEFKTYVESLADNGYAVGKTAKGWAPGVAVDANGKRRDLAGPAFNQKKTRPPASGISPIDYAANFELFLKQSAVEKPWCFWYGGFEPHRGYEYGAGIKKAGKKITDIDRVPAYWPDNETIRTDMLDYAYEIEYFDQHLVRMLNLLEQRGELDNTLVVVTADNGMPFPRVKGQEYERSNHLPLAIMWKQGIPTGNRVIEDYVSFIDFAPTFLEAAGLTTEAAGMQPITGRSLSDIFQSEKSGMVNPERDHVLIGKERHDIGRPHDQGYPIRGIVKQGMLYLKNDEPGRWPAGNPETGYLNCDGSPTKSVILQLRRDGKQADFWEWAFGRRPAEELYAISEDPECMRNLAALPAHQGVKNSLKKQLQDELTAQKDPRVLGNGSIFEKYEYSDPRTRHFYERFMQGEKIKAGWVNETDFESQALD, from the coding sequence ATGAAAAACCGCTTGATCGCTGTATTATGGCTATTCCTGTTCGGAATGCTCTGCACGGACGTTGTCAGAGCGGATTCAGAAGCGTCAGCAAAGAAACGTCCGAACATACTGTTCTGTATCGCCGACGATGCCTCATTCCCGCACATGGGCGCGTACGGTTGTTCCTGGGTCAAAACGCCCGGCTTTGATCGAGTCGCGCGGGAAGGCCTGCTCTTCAACAACGCGTATACGCCGAATGCCAAGTGTGCGCCTTCACGGGCCTGTATTCTGACCGGTCGCAATTCCTGGCAGCTGAAAGAAGCCGGCAATCACATGGCGTTTTTTCCACCGGAGTTTAAAACCTATGTCGAATCTCTGGCAGACAATGGTTATGCCGTGGGGAAGACAGCGAAAGGCTGGGCTCCTGGAGTTGCCGTCGATGCGAACGGCAAACGCCGCGACCTGGCAGGACCCGCGTTCAATCAGAAAAAGACCAGGCCCCCCGCCAGCGGAATTTCACCCATCGATTACGCTGCCAACTTCGAACTGTTTCTTAAGCAGAGCGCCGTAGAAAAACCGTGGTGTTTCTGGTATGGCGGATTTGAACCGCATCGGGGTTATGAATACGGGGCGGGTATTAAGAAAGCCGGTAAGAAAATTACCGATATTGATCGCGTTCCCGCTTACTGGCCTGATAACGAAACCATTCGCACGGACATGCTCGATTATGCCTACGAGATTGAATACTTCGACCAGCATCTGGTGCGCATGCTGAATCTGCTGGAGCAGCGGGGCGAACTGGATAATACGCTGGTGGTCGTGACCGCCGATAACGGGATGCCGTTCCCCCGCGTGAAGGGACAGGAGTATGAACGTTCCAATCATCTGCCGCTGGCCATCATGTGGAAGCAGGGCATTCCTACCGGTAACCGGGTGATCGAAGATTATGTCAGTTTCATTGATTTCGCGCCGACATTTCTGGAAGCCGCCGGCCTGACCACAGAAGCTGCGGGCATGCAGCCGATCACCGGACGCAGTCTTTCGGATATTTTCCAGTCAGAAAAATCGGGCATGGTCAATCCAGAACGCGACCATGTTTTAATCGGTAAAGAACGCCATGACATCGGCAGACCCCATGATCAGGGTTATCCGATTCGGGGCATCGTCAAGCAGGGGATGCTTTATCTCAAAAATGACGAACCCGGACGCTGGCCCGCCGGGAATCCCGAAACCGGTTATCTCAACTGCGATGGCAGCCCGACCAAATCGGTCATACTGCAACTGCGTCGCGACGGGAAACAGGCAGACTTCTGGGAATGGGCATTTGGCAGACGTCCGGCTGAGGAACTGTATGCCATCAGTGAAGATCCGGAGTGTATGCGGAACCTGGCAGCACTGCCCGCCCATCAGGGGGTGAAGAATTCACTGAAAAAACAGTTGCAGGACGAATTGACGGCACAAAAAGATCCGCGGGTGCTGGGGAATGGTTCGATCTTCGAGAAGTATGAATACTCCGATCCTCGAACACGTCATTTTTATGAACGCTTTATGCAGGGCGAGAAAATCAAAGCAGGCTGGGTCAATGAAACGGACTTTGAGTCGCAAGCGCTTGACTGA
- a CDS encoding class I SAM-dependent methyltransferase yields MCNNCNLNIDAERTDEFGQKLLQIVNHSALSFMLSIGHRARLFDIMSEMEHATSEAIAEQSGLNERYVREWLGAMVTGGIVEYDPVLKTCFLPAEHAALLTRAAGSNNFATTMQWFSVLGSVEDRIVDCFSEGGGVPYSEFARFHEVMAEESYNSVVCGLFEHILPLVPGLEDKLKAGIEVLDIGCGSGLALIEMAAAFPQSRFTGFDISEESIGRAQASAVKRGVTNVTFQVQDVSEMNMTDAFDLITAFDVIHDQAKPDQVLREVNAALKPGGTFLMQDIAASSNVEQNITNPLGPMFYTISTMHCMTVSLAQGGAGLGTCWGKELACSMLEEAGFNNIDVQELPHDIMNYFYTMTKMS; encoded by the coding sequence ATGTGTAACAACTGTAATCTGAATATTGACGCGGAGCGGACAGACGAGTTCGGCCAGAAACTGCTGCAGATCGTCAATCATAGTGCGCTGTCATTCATGCTCTCCATCGGTCATCGGGCCCGGCTGTTTGACATCATGAGTGAGATGGAGCACGCCACCAGCGAGGCCATCGCAGAGCAGTCCGGTCTGAATGAACGCTATGTCCGCGAGTGGCTGGGGGCGATGGTCACCGGTGGGATTGTCGAATATGACCCGGTATTAAAGACCTGTTTTCTCCCCGCCGAGCATGCCGCGTTGCTGACGCGAGCCGCCGGTTCCAATAATTTTGCGACGACAATGCAGTGGTTTTCCGTGCTCGGCTCGGTGGAAGATCGGATCGTCGACTGTTTCAGTGAAGGGGGCGGGGTCCCTTATTCGGAGTTCGCCCGTTTCCACGAAGTGATGGCGGAAGAGAGTTATAATTCGGTTGTGTGTGGTCTGTTCGAGCATATTCTGCCACTGGTTCCCGGACTCGAAGACAAACTGAAAGCCGGCATTGAAGTCCTGGATATTGGCTGTGGCAGCGGACTGGCATTGATCGAAATGGCAGCCGCGTTTCCCCAAAGTCGCTTTACCGGCTTTGATATCTCGGAAGAATCGATCGGCAGGGCCCAGGCGTCCGCGGTGAAACGAGGCGTGACCAACGTGACTTTCCAGGTGCAGGATGTTTCCGAGATGAATATGACCGATGCGTTTGATCTGATTACCGCCTTCGATGTGATTCACGATCAGGCCAAACCGGACCAGGTTCTTCGCGAAGTGAATGCGGCACTGAAGCCGGGCGGCACCTTCCTGATGCAGGATATCGCCGCTTCCAGCAATGTGGAGCAGAACATCACCAATCCACTGGGGCCGATGTTCTATACCATTTCGACCATGCACTGCATGACCGTCTCTCTGGCCCAGGGGGGCGCAGGGCTGGGAACCTGCTGGGGTAAAGAACTGGCCTGTTCAATGCTGGAAGAAGCGGGCTTCAATAATATTGATGTTCAGGAGCTGCCTCACGATATTATGAATTATTTTTACACAATGACGAAAATGAGTTGA
- a CDS encoding 2-oxoacid:acceptor oxidoreductase subunit alpha yields the protein MSTTDVSGANGKISEQLDAVVIRFCGDSGDGMQLAGTQFTNVSAVFGNDVSTLPDFPAEIRAPAGTLGGVSGFQICFSSSDIYTPGDEVDTLIAMNPAALKTNVADLKRGGTLIVNEDAFEKSNLSKAGYDSNPLDDEESLAAYQLQKVPMTSLTRDAVAELGLSPREAERCKNFFAMGLVYWLYQRDATPTEEWVKSKFAKKPELVEANLKALHAGYNYGITTEAITVHYRVDPADLPAGNYRKVTGNEALAFGFVTAAKLAGKQLFYGGYPITPASDILHELSKLKNFNVVTFQAEDEIAAITSVVGASFAGDLAITASSGPGIALKGEGMGLAAIMELPLVVVDVQRGGPSTGLPTKTEQSDLYMCMFGRNGDCPMPLIAPATPADCFEMAQEALRIAVEFMTPVLLLSDGYIANGAEPWKIPDVSSLKPIPIVQENTQTNGEFMPYLRNEKKTRPWVIPGTPGCEHRVGGLEKSDVTGNVNYSPENHQFMTTLRAEKIAGIADFIPEQTVEGPESGDLLVISWGGTYGAVRTAVKQSVQEGLSVAHAHIRYLNPFPKNLGDLIKKYKKVLIPELNTGQLRMIIRGTYLADAVGLNKVQGKPFLISEVKDKIREMIKES from the coding sequence ATGTCGACCACTGATGTGTCTGGTGCTAATGGCAAGATCAGCGAACAACTGGATGCTGTTGTAATTCGTTTTTGTGGAGATAGTGGCGATGGAATGCAGCTGGCCGGCACGCAGTTCACGAATGTGTCCGCTGTCTTTGGTAACGATGTCAGTACACTGCCTGACTTTCCCGCAGAAATCCGCGCACCTGCCGGTACGCTGGGCGGAGTCAGTGGATTCCAGATCTGCTTCTCCAGCTCAGACATTTACACTCCCGGTGATGAAGTCGATACGTTAATCGCCATGAACCCGGCGGCGTTGAAAACCAACGTAGCCGATCTCAAGCGGGGCGGAACACTGATCGTCAACGAAGACGCATTCGAGAAATCGAACCTGTCCAAAGCCGGTTACGACAGTAACCCGCTGGACGATGAAGAATCTCTGGCCGCCTACCAGCTGCAGAAAGTGCCGATGACCAGTTTGACGCGCGACGCCGTCGCCGAACTGGGACTTTCGCCACGAGAAGCAGAACGCTGCAAAAACTTTTTCGCGATGGGGCTGGTGTACTGGCTCTATCAGCGCGATGCGACCCCGACTGAAGAGTGGGTCAAAAGCAAGTTCGCAAAAAAACCGGAACTGGTCGAAGCGAACCTCAAAGCCTTACACGCCGGCTATAATTACGGCATTACTACCGAAGCGATTACCGTGCATTACCGCGTTGATCCCGCGGATCTGCCTGCCGGTAATTACCGCAAGGTGACCGGTAACGAAGCACTGGCATTCGGTTTTGTGACGGCAGCCAAACTGGCCGGCAAGCAGTTGTTCTACGGCGGTTACCCGATCACTCCCGCCAGCGATATTCTGCACGAGCTTTCCAAACTGAAAAATTTCAACGTGGTCACTTTCCAGGCAGAAGATGAAATCGCTGCGATTACCAGCGTCGTTGGTGCCTCTTTTGCCGGCGATCTGGCGATTACTGCCAGCAGTGGTCCCGGAATCGCTCTCAAAGGTGAAGGTATGGGACTGGCAGCGATTATGGAATTGCCGCTGGTCGTAGTTGATGTCCAGCGCGGCGGACCCAGCACGGGGCTGCCCACCAAGACAGAACAGTCGGACCTGTATATGTGCATGTTCGGCCGCAACGGTGACTGCCCGATGCCTCTCATCGCTCCTGCGACACCGGCAGACTGCTTCGAGATGGCTCAGGAAGCACTGCGAATCGCGGTGGAATTCATGACTCCCGTGCTCTTGCTCAGTGACGGTTATATTGCCAACGGTGCCGAGCCCTGGAAGATTCCGGATGTCTCGTCACTCAAACCAATTCCGATCGTCCAGGAAAATACACAGACGAATGGGGAATTCATGCCCTACCTGCGGAATGAAAAGAAAACCCGTCCCTGGGTCATTCCTGGTACACCGGGTTGCGAACACCGCGTGGGTGGTCTGGAAAAATCAGACGTGACAGGTAATGTGAATTACTCTCCCGAAAACCATCAGTTTATGACCACACTCCGGGCAGAAAAAATTGCCGGGATTGCAGACTTTATTCCCGAACAGACCGTCGAAGGTCCTGAGTCGGGAGACCTGCTGGTGATCAGCTGGGGGGGAACTTACGGGGCGGTTCGCACTGCGGTCAAACAGTCGGTTCAGGAAGGTCTGTCGGTGGCGCACGCCCATATTCGCTACCTGAATCCGTTCCCGAAAAATCTGGGCGATCTGATCAAGAAATATAAGAAGGTCCTGATTCCCGAGCTGAATACCGGACAATTACGGATGATCATTCGTGGTACCTACCTGGCTGATGCTGTCGGCCTGAATAAAGTCCAGGGGAAACCGTTCCTGATCAGTGAAGTGAAAGACAAAATCAGAGAGATGATCAAAGAGAGCTGA